From the Colletotrichum lupini chromosome 1, complete sequence genome, the window aaaacgTTTCTAAAatgtttttttaaataaccggacttacttaataatcttttttataatattaaatatcttaacTCTATTTCgtagtatattatacttcttaacgaggttttttaaaataattatacaataaaagttattatagggtatatatagataggctttactaccttaataagtataatagtattatattataagtatatctcCTAGAGtaatactagttattaaaaaactaataatacctcgtcgggtattatattaaatctactattttttaataattcttaatattaaaagataaaaagctaaatatactatGTTCTATAGCCgctcgatttcttttataaataaggctttagttaaaataataagcgcaactctattattagtaattaaaaaaaacttaggtatattagccgtatattaaaactattatattataataatgcctcggttattttaagttttagtatggatatttaagctattaaaaataataatataattattagaattattatctataacctaaatattatattaatatttagtatagaggtttaatttatataatatctatttatttaatcaactttttataaataagagctcgatatttatagagattaggatataaagtaaatacgctATCGTAATctaaatttttttaaatattttataataaattaaattcgctttattaaagtaaaagtattaagataatattattattatatataatagacgAGTCTTATAGGAATAATTCTATagagttagttataataagcgaattttagtataattaagaggagatataattaaaaaacatttctaaaataatttaataaagcgtaaaatagtatattcccttattatataaaacttataatatttaaattagtaataaagcgattatataataaaatatttctagcccctaattagctagAAATTTTCCTAAGGATCtactaataactaagtacttattattatgcacgggactcttaccttaactagggggggttattattagtttattaagtcaCTCCGCGAGTCATTTCTCTCCCCCTGAACCCTTGGGAAAGAAATCGTCCCGCTGTGACGTAGGAGCCCCCCGTTGAAAGGCAGTCTGGGGAAAATATGGGGTATGTTCTACCTAACCGGTGCGTAATCTAACTCAAGCGATAGCAGACTATCTGGTACCTCTTGCAGGAGGAAGCCTGTCAGGCTGATAGAGAGGGAAATCTTGGCAGCCCTTGCCGGCTTTTCCTCCTGGCTGGGACTTCGAGGCTGTAGAGAAGGCCGCGCTTGGACTGGTTTTGTACAAAAGCGCATCATTCCCAGTCCCAACTTGGGAATGGGTCTTCTCATCATGCCTCTAAGCTATCAATCTCTCTAGTGAGCTACCAGTTTCGCTTCAGTGTCAATGCATATTAACATTTGCTTGGCCACTCATTCCTCGTCTTGAGCTGTCAACGACTATCACCAACGACAACAACTCTTGACTCTTCAATTCGGTTGTCCTTCCAACTCGGACTCAGTACCTTTAGTCTAAAAGATCATCTCGACGACAATTCCCACTTCGCGTGTGACCTGTGTCTCTAAAGACTTTAAAGTCACATTTGTCTGATCGACCGCATACGAACCAACATCACGTGAAAATATCTTCATCAACTGCCAAGATGACGCAGAAGAACAAGGAGGATGTTGAGGCGTTGGGACCCGTCTCAACACATTCGCAACAAGGCCAGGTCTTGGAAGACCCGAACGCGTCTTACGATGCTGTCTTTGGTGAAATTAAAGAGGGCGGCCCCAACTACCGCAATGTAAGGAGCAATCCGGAAAAACTTTTTGGCTTGGAATGCCTAAGCCTCCATTCGGATGCTAATTACTGAATTAGGTTGGTTGGAAAGGAACAGTCGCCTTGATGATGAAGACGCAGATTGGCCTGGGAGTTTTGTCCATTCCCGGTGTCTTTGACGTCCTCGGAATTGTGCCTGGTGTGATTGCCCTGTGCTGCATCGCCGCTATCACCACGTGGTCCGATTACATTGTTGGTGTCTTCAAGCTTCGCCACCCCGAGGTCTACGGTATCGACGATGTTGGACGCCTTCTCTTTGGCCGCGTGGGTCGCGAGTTCTTCGGCATCGTCTTCTGCCTTTGTGAGTTTATCAAATCGTTCGAAGGGTAACTCAGGGACTAACCACTCTCTCCCGATCAGACTGGATCTTCGTCGCCGGCTCTGGCATGCTAGGTGCCTCGATCGCGCTCAACTCGGTTTCCCTTCACGGTGCATGCACGGCTGGCTTCGTCGCCATTGCCGCAGCGATTGGTTTCTGCTTCGGTAGCATCCAGACCCTCGGAAAGATAACCTGGTTCGCCTGGGTCGGTCTCATCTGCATCATGTCTGCCAGTGAGTGCCGCTAAACCCCTTTGGGGGAAATTCCAGATTCAGAAGCTGACCATGCATACGCAGTCTTCACCGTCACCGTTGCCGTGGGTGTACAGGACCGACCGGCTGCCGCTCCCCAGACTGGACACTGGACCTCGGACTACAAGGTCGTCGGTAAGCCCGACCTTCGCCCAGGCTTCCTCGGCGCTTTCGACGCTCGTCTTTGCCTTCGCCGGTACCCCTGCCTTCTTCTCCATCGTCTCTGAGATGCGCGATCCTCGCCACTACACTCGCGCTCTGGTCATCTGCCAGGGTGGTGTGACTGCCACCTACATTGCCATCGGATGCGTTGTCTACTACTTCTGCGGTTCTTACGTCGCCTCGCCTGCTCTTGGCTCCGCAGGTGCGACCATGAAGAGAGTCTGCTACGGTCTTGCCTTCCCCGGCTTGATTGTTACCACTACTCTGGTTATCCACGTAAGTAGATTCCAAACTTACAACCCGGTCACCAACAAACATCAATGCTAACGTTTGTGTCCTCAGTTGCCCGCCAAGTACATCTTCATTCGCCTGCTACGTGGATCCCGTCACTTGACCGAGAACACCATGAAGCACTGGGGTATCTGGCTCGCCTGCACTGCAAGCATCGCAATCATCGCCTACGTCATTGCCAGCTCCATTCCCGTCTTTGATGGCCTggtagccctcgtcggtgcCCTCTTCGGTACTCTGTTGTCTTTCCAGCCCATGGGTTGCATGTGGTTGTACGACCATTGGGCCGAGGGAAAGCTCGAGAAGAGACCTAGATGGATCGCCATGGTCTGCTTCAGCTGCTTCGTTGTTATTAGCGGCACCTTTTTGATGATTGCTGGAGCGTACGGCTCAGTTGTTGGAATCATGGACAGCTACAAGAAGTCTGGTGGATCGGCCGCATTTTCCTGCGCCGACAACTCGAATTCTGTGTCCTCGGCCCATTAAGCCTCATGTTCGCATGATCAAATGGGTTAGGCGAGCAAGTTTGTCCGCGGGAGAACGATCCAATTAGATCCACGCGTTTTGAAATATACCCACTAGTTCTATTCCTGGATAATTCGGACCTCGATATGTTGTGACATGCCTGTACGATATCCCGGCTTAGCTGTGGCTTCAATATGTAACTGCGCCCCTGACCTACATTAGGACGGGCAGAAATGCGGATCGGGTGTGTTGGAGAAGGCTGAAACAGAAACCTTCCTTGGAGAAAAACAGGGTGAAATGACTTGTGCTGATCACTTAAATAACATTCACAAAAGTAGCCAAGATCTACGGAACATGAATCTTCTAATTGACATGCCACTTATCTCCAACCCTGAACCCTTCCGGGAATGGATCTGTTGGGTGCAAGATGACTTGCTTGAAAGCCGTTATCCAGGCAGTTCCCTTCACCACGGGAATAATAGCATCGTAGTCCCCGACCTTTGCCTCACTTTTTACCGTTCCGATAAACTCGGTCCCAATCACGCTGCGGTGTCGGAACGATCCTCCGACTGCGAGCTGGGCTCTCTTATGGAGAACCGCCAGTCGGGCACACGTTCCTGTCCCACACGGACTCCGGTCGAGTCTTCCCGGTGATACGACCACCGTGTTCACGGCCGTCTGTTGCGTGTCCGGCGCCAAGGGCGAGAGCGGGTCCGTGAACTCGAAGACACTGACGCCTCGGATCTCTGGGTTTTCGGGATGCACCGGGCTCGTCTGCGTTTGGATAGCCCTCTTGATTCGCTCGCCGATGTCGACTAACTCCTTTCCATTTTCCGTCTTGATCTGTAGGCCTACTGAGCTCGCGTCGACCAGCGCATACCACATTCCACCCCATGCAATGTCGGCCTTGATGGGCGTGTCGAAGCCCGGCACGTTGATGTCTAGATCTAGGCCATAGACAAAAGCCGGAACGTTCTGAAACTCCACAAACGTAACCTTGCCCTCCTTGCACTCGGCCTTGACCGTGACCAAACCTGCTGGCGTATCCAGGCGCAGTGTCGTAGTAGGCTCCTGCATCGGTACCATGCCCGTCTCTAGCAGGACGGTGCTCACGGCAATGGTGTTGGCACCGGACATAGGGGGGTACTCCTCATGCTCCATAATGATGAAGCCCGCGTCGGCTTCGGGATTGCACGGTGGAAGGACGAGGTTAACGCACATGGATGATGAGCCGCGGGGTTCGTTCATCAGCAGGTTTCGTAGGTGGTCTGCCTTTTTCCAGAAATGCATCATTTTTTCAAACATTGTCTTGCCTGGGACGTCGAGAACACCCCCAACGATGACGTCGCAGACCTCGCCGCCACAGTGGGCGCCGACGACGTTGAAAGTACGGCCGATAGTCATGGTGTGATGGTTCAAAAGATGGTGGATGAGAAGAACTATAGACTCACGACCTAGATATCCGCATCTTCGTGCTCAAACCTATAAGtactgcgtagtaggtattaataggctTCATGGCCGATAGACATTTCATTCACAAACGCATGGAACATGAATTGAACGGTTCATGTGCCGGTGAGACGAAACGGAGGGTCGTTGACGGAGTAGGAACCGGCTCGTATTACACCTGAACTTTCGTATCACCCGCTCGCAATCGGTTAACTGGAGCCTACAACGGACCCCGTCGAGCGGCTCAGCTAACCGCCGCAGCGACCCATTTCCCCGCATCGGATGCCGTGCCGGTGGGATTAAATCCGGTAGGTCTCGCCGAGTCTGACGGTTGAAGACAAACTAAACTGCCGTAACCCGCCTAGCTACGGAGACTGTCGATGCGTCTACTCACATTTGTTATCGCAGTGACCCAACTGACTATCAAGAGGTGACAAGCTGCTGATAAGGTCTTGTCACTGTCAACATACTAGTATTCGTGCCTCTTTCGCGAGACTTCTCCACACTACGACCCCCTCACGATCTTGACTGTTCAGCGGCCTTTTGCAAACCTGAGCATCTTATTCACCATTCATCATGGGTAATTTCAGAGTCCTCAGCGACGCCGCTGTTCTCGATATTCTGCTCAACCTTCCAAGAAGTGGCATTCTCCAGCTCCGAGATCGGCTTGTGGGAGCACTGATAGAGCTCTCTGAGGGCGCGGAGCGCGACTATCAGCCCGATGCATCGATAGTGAACAGACCTGAGGGCATGAAATGCCTCTTCCGACCTTTCAGCTCCGCCGGTGCCTTCGGAACTAAGATCGTCGTCACCCCGGCTCCTTCATCCCCAGCAGCTAACAGCTTGCACGGCATTATCTCCATTTGCGACCAGGACGGCCTACCCCTTGGCGTTATCAACGCCGAAGAGGTTACAGGATATCGCACGGCACTCTCTGCCATTGTGCCGTACTTATGGCGGAGCCATACCGATAACATTGTTGTGTTCGGTGCTGGCAAGCAAGCGTTGTGGCATCTTCGCTTCGCGTTATCATTGAGGGGCGACGAGATCAAGACTATTACCGTGGCGAATCGATCCGCGGAGCGCGCACAGCAGCTCATCTCGAGATTGCAGGAGGAGAACCAAGGTCGTTGGAAGTCTACCGCCGACTTTGAGTATCTGAGTTCCTCTAGCTCCGAGTACGACGCTCAACTTCAGTATCGTCTCGCTGCAGCAGACGCCATTTTCTGCACAGTCGGGACCAAAAGCCCAGTATTTCCGGCACACTATGTCACAAACGGAAGAAAGGAAAGAAATCCATACATTTCTGCCGTCGGGTCCTGGCAGGCGGACATGTTGGAAGTAGACCCAGAACTGCTCGTCCAGGCAACCAACGCCGCTGGTGGGAAACTCCGCGAACAAGGTTCAAAGGTTGCCGTGCTAGTCGACGACCGCGAGTCTGCGCTTAAGCACTCTGGCGAAATCGTTCAGAGCAAACTCGCGGCAGAGTACATAGTGGAGATTGGAGAAATCGAGATTTCACGGAAACGAGGGGAGAAGCTGGAATCGCTATCGACATTGGAGGATGGCTTGATCATCTACAAAAGTATCGGTGTCAGTACGACGGATCTGGCTATCGGGACGGCTATTCTGGATATTGCGGAGAAGAAGGGGGCTGGCACTGTCATCTCGGAGTTTTGATAGGCGACTGGTAAGTTGCCAATCAAAAATGACATCAACTTCAGTGATCCTAACGGCTGAAGCTAGGATAAGAAAAGGATCAGCCAGCCGCGGGAGGATCTCCATGTGTCTTTGCCTTCTGTCATCTCGCGCTGGGAAAGTAATCAAGTCTGGGGCTTGTAAGCTCTGTTGAAAGTCGACTAATCGTTCAAGAGCGCAAGAATCTCCAACTTATGCCTTTCATTTGCTTGCCATCTTTGCGCAATCACTCTCATTTG encodes:
- a CDS encoding transmembrane amino acid transporter codes for the protein MGRLSGTSCRRKPVRLIEREILAALAGFSSWLGLRGCREGRAWTGFVQKRIIPSPNLGMGLLIMPLSYQSLYCQRLSPTTTTLDSSIRLSFQLGLNFKVTFKNKEDVEALGPVSTHSQQGQVLEDPNASYDAVFGEIKEGGPNYRNVGWKGTVALMMKTQIGLGVLSIPGVFDVLGIVPGVIALCCIAAITTWSDYIVGVFKLRHPEVYGIDDVGRLLFGRVGREFFGIVFCLYWIFVAGSGMLGASIALNSVSLHGACTAGFVAIAAAIGFCFGSIQTLGKITWFAWVGLICIMSAIFTVTVAVGVQDRPAAAPQTGHWTSDYKVASSALSTLVFAFAGTPAFFSIVSEMRDPRHYTRALVICQGGVTATYIAIGCVVYYFCGSYVASPALGSAGATMKRVCYGLAFPGLIVTTTLVIHLPAKYIFIRLLRGSRHLTENTMKHWGIWLACTASIAIIAYVIASSIPVFDGLVALVGALFGTLLSFQPMGCMWLYDHWAEGKLEKRPRWIAMVCFSCFVVISGTFLMIAGAYGSVVGIMDSYKKSGGSAAFSCADNSNSVSSAH
- a CDS encoding proline racemase, with the translated sequence MTIGRTFNVVGAHCGGEVCDVIVGGVLDVPGKTMFEKMMHFWKKADHLRNLLMNEPRGSSSMCVNLVLPPCNPEADAGFIIMEHEEYPPMSGANTIAVSTVLLETGMVPMQEPTTTLRLDTPAGLVTVKAECKEGKVTFVEFQNVPAFVYGLDLDINVPGFDTPIKADIAWGGMWYALVDASSVGLQIKTENGKELVDIGERIKRAIQTQTSPVHPENPEIRGVSVFEFTDPLSPLAPDTQQTAVNTVVVSPGRLDRSPCGTGTCARLAVLHKRAQLAVGGSFRHRSVIGTEFIGTVKSEAKVGDYDAIIPVVKGTAWITAFKQVILHPTDPFPEGFRVGDKWHVN